Proteins co-encoded in one Callospermophilus lateralis isolate mCalLat2 chromosome 2, mCalLat2.hap1, whole genome shotgun sequence genomic window:
- the LOC143391779 gene encoding olfactory receptor 8U9-like yields MAQKNCTQVREFILVGLTDRQELKMPLFVTFLSIYLFTAVGNLGLIVIIRTDSRLNTPMYFFLSNLAFVDFCYSSVITPKMLGNFLYQQNVISFSACAAQLGCFLSFMVSECLLLASMAYDRYVAICNPLLYMITMSPATCIQLIAVPYSFSFLMALFHTILTFRLCYCHSNTVNHFYCDDMPLLRLACSDTHSKQLWVLTCAGVTFISSVLIVFVSYMFIISSILRMRSAEGRRKAFSTCSSHMLAVTIFYGTLIFMYLQPSSKHSLDTDKMASVFYTVVIPMLNPLIYSLRNKDVKEALKNIMNRQQACVSIKLKK; encoded by the coding sequence ATGGCTCAGAAAAATTGCACCCAGGTGAGAGAGTTCATTCTCGTGGGCCTCACGGATCGCCAGGAGCTGAAGATGCCCCTCTTTGTGACGTTCTTATCCATCTATCTTTTCACTGCAGTAGGCAACCTGGGTTTGATCGTGATCATTAGAACAGATTCAAGACTCAACACACCTATGTACTTCTTCCTTAGCAACCTGGCTTTTGTTGATTTCTGTTACTCTTCTGTCATCACACCCAAAATGCTTGGGAATTTCTTGTACCAGCAAAATGTTATATCCTTCAGTGCATGTGCTGCACAGTTAGGCTGCTTCCTCAGCTTCATGGTATCTGAGTGCTTGTTACTGGCTTCCATGGCCTATGACAGATATGTGGCCATTTGCAACCCTCTGCTCTACATGATCACAATGTCCCCAGCTACCTGTATTCAGCTTATAGCTGTACCCTACAGCTTCAGCTTCCTGATGGCACTGTTTCATACCATCCTTACTTTCCGTCTCTGCTACTGCCACTCCAACACTGTCAATCATTTCTACTGTGATGACATGCCCCTCCTCAGACTGGCTTGCTCAGACACACACTCCAAACAGCTGTGGGTTTTGACCTGTGCTGGTGTCACATTCATTTCTTCTGTTCTCATAGTCTTTGTCTCTTACATGTTCATTATTTCTTCCATCCTGAGGATGCGCTCGGCTGAGGGGAGACGCAAAGCCTTCTCCACATGTAGCTCCCACATgctggcagtgaccatattctatGGGACCTTGATCTTCatgtacctacagcccagctctaAGCATTCCCTTGACACAGATAAAATGGCCTCCGTCTTCTACACAGTGGTCATCCCCATGTTGAACCCCTTGATCTACAGCCTCAGGAACAAGGATGTGAAAGAGGCTCTGAAAAACATCATGAACAGACAACAGGCTTGTGTGtccataaaactaaaaaaataa
- the LOC143391780 gene encoding olfactory receptor 8U9: MAQKNCTQVTEFILVGLTDRQELKMPLFVTFLSIYLFTAVGNLGLIMVIRTDSRLNTPMYFFLSNLAFVDFCYSSVITPKMLGNFLYQQNVIAFSACAAQLGCFLAFMTAECLLLASMAYDRYVAICSPLLYMVVMSPGVCVQLVAVPYSYSFLVALFHAVLTFRLCYCHSNTINHFYCDDMPLLRLTCSDTHSKQLWIFVCAGVMFISSLLTVFVSYMYIISAILRMHSAEGRRKAFSTCGSHVLAVTIFYGTLFFMYLQPSSNHSLDTDKMASVFYTVIIPMLNPLIYSLRNKEVKEALKTILKRKMAFMFMKLRK, from the coding sequence ATGGCTCAGAAAAATTGCACCCAAGTGACAGAGTTCATTCTCGTGGGCCTCACGGATCGCCAGGAGCTGAAGATGCCCCTCTTTGTGACGTTCTTATCCATCTATCTTTTCACTGCAGTAGGCAACCTGGGTTTAATCATGGTCATTAGAACAGATTCAAGACTCAACACACCTATGTACTTCTTCCTTAGCAACCTGGCTTTTGTTGACTTCTGTTACTCTTCCGTCATCACACCCAAAATGCTTGGGAATTTCTTGTACCAACAAAATGTTATAGCCTTCAGTGCATGTGCTGCACAGTTAGGCTGCTTCCTGGCCTTCATGACGGCTGAGTGCTTGTTACTGGCTTCCATGGCTTATGACAGATACGTGGCTATATGTAGCCCTCTGCTCTATATGGTGGTCATGTCCCCAGGAGTCTGCGTTCAACTTGTGGCTGTCCCCTATAGCTACAGCTTCCTGGTTGCACTCTTCCATGCCGTCCTTACCTTCCGCCTGTGCTACTGCCACTCCAACACCATCAACCATTTCTACTGTGATGACAtgcccctcctcaggctcacttGCTCCGACACCCACTCCAAACAGCTGTGGATCTTTGTCTGTGCTGGTGTCATGTTTATTTCCTCCCTTCTGACTGTCTTCGTCTCCTACATGTACATTATTTCTGCCATCCTGAGGATGCATTCAGCTGAGGGAAGACGCAAAGCTTTCTCCACGTGTGGCTCCCACGTgctggcagtgaccatattctatGGGACCCTATTCTTCATGTACTTACAGCCCAGCTCTAACCATTCCCTTGACACAGATAAAATGGCCTCCGTCTTCTACACAGTGATCATCCCCATGTTGAACCCCTTGATCTACAGCCTCAGGAACAAGGAGGTCAAAGAGGCTCTGAAGACAATCCTTAAGAGAAAAATGGCTTTTATGTTTATGAAATTAAGAAAGTGA
- the LOC143391781 gene encoding olfactory receptor 5AL1-like: MAKHNHSAVTEFILLGLTDYPEFQVIVFVILLIIYLVSIISNLGLIVLIQFSSQLQSPMYFFLSHLAFVDFCYTSSVTPNALANCLCEIKSISLYACAAQVCFFVTFSVCEVFLLSAMAYDRYVAICNPLRYIILMPRKLCFQIVTSIYIYGFIMGLIQTVSTFILSFCDSNVVNQFFCDDIPLIPLACSDTQVKELMLLTMAGFNVCFSLLIVLVSYVFIVSAILKKHSAKGRQKVFSTCASHLSSITMYYGTIIFMYLQPKSHHSLNTDKFASVFYVVVIPMLNPLIYSLRNKEVKNSVKRIIHKVHLSSNK, translated from the coding sequence ATGGCCAAACACAATCATTCAGCAGTGACTGAGTTCATCCTCCTGGGACTTACAGATTATCCTGAGTTTCAGGTCATTGTTTTTGTGATCCTTCTCATCATCTATTTAGtgagtattataagtaatcttggaTTGATTGTTCTAATCCAATTCAGTTCTCAGCTTCAATCACCcatgtacttttttctcagcCATCTGGCTTTTGTTGATTTTTGTTATACCTCCTCTGTGACCCCAAATGCCCTGGCTAATTGTTTATGTGAAATTAAAAGCATATCCCTTTATGCCTGTGCCGCTCAAGTGTGTTTCTTTGTAACATTTTCAGTGTGTGAAGTTTTCCTGCTTTCCGCCATGGCCTATGATAGATATGTGGCTATCTGTAACCCCTTGCGCTATATAATTCTCATGCCTAGGAAACTCTGCTTCCAAATAGTCactagcatatatatttatggatTCATCATGGGACTTATACAGACAGTGAGCACATTCATTTTGTCTTTCTGTGACTCGAACGTGGTCAACCAGTTCTTCTGTGATGATATCCCCTTGATTCCACTGGCTTGTTCTGACACCCAAGTCAAGGAGTTGATGTTGCTGACCATGGCTGGTTTCAACGTGTGCTTCTCTCTGCTCATAGTTCTCGTCTCCTACGTGTTCATTGTGTCTGCAATCCTGAAGAAGCACTCAGCTAAAGGAAGACAGAAGGTTTTTTCTACCTGTGCTTCTCACTTATCTTCAATTACCATGTACTATGGGACGATCATTTTTATGTACTTACAACCCAAATCTCACCATTCCCTGAATACAGACAAATTTGCTTCAGTTTTCTATGTAGTAGTGATCCCCATGCTGAATCCCTTGATTTACAGCTTAAGGAATAAGGAGGTAAAGAATTCTGTAAAGAGGATTATACACAAGGTTCATTTGAGTAGCAATAAATGA